A single genomic interval of Stieleria maiorica harbors:
- a CDS encoding BBP7 family outer membrane beta-barrel protein translates to MTWRPVAAKRTSVKQNHAKNASHRAVAPVSHETIVGEGFASEMVSPGCTTCSGHCDASGCDSIGCDSMIGARRRRPLFSVHSEYLLWSLDAIDLPALVSTSPAGTAPEDTGRLNQAGTSILFGGRGVGDEMRSGARVTLSWGVNDCGDGFELVAMGVFEDTETFRDSRALLARPVFDTGSGSESAMLVAHPDFLTGSLSVRVDSELFAFDVMRRQRLCTSACDQLDLLIGYRHGGLDESLRVDQSGTFTAAQGQIVAGTTQSLFDDFRAENRFNGAQIGLHYLRRCRSASTFNVMAKLGMGVNQADARIAGETTNTVPGGGASSFTGGLLAQSTNIGNYDESEFSVIPELGVMFTTRLDNYIDLSIGYNVLIWSNALRVGDLIDRNVSQFPPEVPSGTFDPSFEFETDTFIAHGLTFGAVVSF, encoded by the coding sequence ATGACCTGGCGACCGGTGGCGGCAAAGCGAACGAGCGTCAAACAGAACCACGCGAAAAACGCGAGCCATCGAGCGGTGGCACCGGTGTCGCATGAGACGATTGTCGGCGAGGGTTTTGCCAGCGAAATGGTTTCGCCCGGCTGCACGACTTGCAGCGGGCACTGTGACGCGTCGGGCTGTGACAGCATCGGCTGTGACAGCATGATTGGCGCGCGACGCCGTCGACCATTGTTTTCCGTGCATAGCGAATACCTGCTCTGGTCGCTCGATGCGATCGATTTGCCTGCTTTGGTGTCGACCAGTCCGGCCGGAACGGCGCCGGAAGACACGGGGCGATTGAATCAGGCAGGCACGTCGATTCTGTTTGGCGGTCGAGGCGTCGGAGACGAAATGCGTTCGGGAGCACGAGTCACGCTGTCTTGGGGCGTCAACGATTGTGGCGACGGATTTGAACTGGTCGCGATGGGCGTTTTTGAAGACACCGAAACATTTCGCGATAGTCGAGCATTGTTGGCGCGGCCCGTGTTCGACACCGGATCGGGCAGCGAAAGTGCGATGTTGGTCGCTCACCCGGATTTCTTGACCGGCAGCCTTTCCGTCCGCGTGGATAGCGAATTGTTTGCCTTTGACGTGATGCGTCGTCAGCGACTGTGCACGTCAGCGTGCGATCAGTTGGATCTGTTGATCGGATACCGCCACGGCGGACTGGACGAATCACTGCGTGTCGATCAGTCGGGGACCTTCACCGCAGCCCAGGGACAGATCGTTGCCGGGACGACTCAGTCCCTGTTCGATGATTTTCGGGCAGAGAATCGATTCAATGGTGCCCAGATCGGTTTGCACTATCTACGTCGATGCCGCAGCGCGTCGACGTTCAACGTGATGGCAAAATTGGGCATGGGCGTCAACCAAGCCGACGCACGAATCGCTGGTGAAACCACCAACACGGTTCCCGGCGGCGGGGCAAGCTCCTTCACGGGAGGGTTGCTGGCCCAGTCGACGAACATCGGCAACTATGACGAATCCGAATTCAGCGTGATTCCGGAATTGGGGGTGATGTTCACGACTCGATTGGACAATTACATCGATCTGTCGATCGGCTACAACGTGTTGATCTGGTCCAACGCACTACGTGTCGGCGATCTGATCGATCGAAACGTCTCGCAATTTCCTCCGGAGGTTCCCTCGGGGACCTTCGATCCGTCGTTCGAATTCGAAACCGACACCTTCATCGCCCACGGGCTGACGTTTGGTGCCGTGGTTTCCTTCTAG
- a CDS encoding IS4 family transposase — MSHQDKDDLRTPLAELKERLRPILECDFETIKRHGNSTLNLMGVAITALLTFGWNQQQTLDRRFDDAYEATKRGFSSIWVAGSYQALMVALRACGDALCQAISARLLEHLRSTPGWLLFGRPTFAVDGSQFAVPRTAKNLAAFAAAGRKCKAAYKNQADYAKAKTTQIAVSLCQHLSSGFPAFWNLGGSSDSERGLLLDMLDRLPKDSRLVMDAYYFGFKFWNRLIDSGFTFVVRAGKNIDLLGQLRLEGKVKCRGDLVFYWPQSAIDAGSDPIILSLVTVMVGRKRMFLLTNELTLTESQLAELYAKRWGIEVFFRTVKQSYERAKLLSRTPDNAKQEIQWTMLGMWMALTEGCKHIPEDRRISPVKVLRALCDLVTNVARRSANKLNLAQQLSGCVIADESGRQSDKNSKDYPRKKRKRQTGEPISDDLRKLAMERIV, encoded by the coding sequence ATGTCGCATCAAGACAAGGATGATCTTCGCACACCGCTGGCCGAACTTAAAGAGCGACTTCGACCGATTCTCGAGTGCGATTTCGAGACAATCAAAAGGCACGGGAATTCCACATTGAACCTGATGGGGGTGGCCATCACGGCGTTGCTCACTTTCGGCTGGAATCAGCAGCAAACTCTCGATCGCCGTTTCGATGATGCCTACGAGGCAACCAAGCGAGGATTCTCCTCGATTTGGGTGGCCGGCTCGTATCAGGCACTGATGGTTGCGTTGCGAGCCTGTGGAGACGCTCTCTGTCAAGCAATTTCCGCTCGCCTGCTCGAACACCTCCGTTCCACTCCGGGGTGGCTGTTGTTCGGACGTCCGACCTTCGCTGTCGATGGCAGTCAGTTTGCTGTGCCACGGACAGCAAAAAACCTTGCCGCATTCGCCGCCGCCGGTCGAAAATGCAAGGCTGCCTACAAGAATCAGGCCGACTACGCAAAAGCCAAGACGACTCAGATCGCCGTCTCCCTTTGCCAGCACCTGAGTTCTGGATTTCCTGCCTTTTGGAACCTTGGCGGATCATCCGATTCAGAGCGTGGGCTCCTGCTGGACATGCTGGACCGTTTGCCAAAAGATTCGCGTTTGGTCATGGATGCTTACTATTTCGGATTCAAGTTCTGGAATCGACTGATTGACTCGGGGTTTACCTTTGTCGTTCGTGCCGGAAAGAATATCGATTTGCTTGGGCAATTGCGTTTGGAGGGGAAAGTGAAGTGTCGCGGAGACCTTGTTTTCTACTGGCCGCAATCGGCGATCGACGCAGGCAGCGATCCGATTATTCTCAGTCTGGTGACTGTCATGGTGGGTCGCAAACGGATGTTCCTGCTCACCAACGAGCTGACACTTACCGAGAGCCAACTGGCGGAACTCTATGCCAAACGCTGGGGAATTGAAGTGTTCTTCAGGACGGTCAAACAAAGTTACGAGCGTGCGAAGCTGCTTTCTCGTACTCCAGACAATGCGAAGCAGGAAATCCAGTGGACGATGCTTGGCATGTGGATGGCGTTGACTGAGGGTTGCAAGCATATCCCGGAAGATCGTCGCATCAGTCCGGTGAAAGTGTTACGAGCGCTTTGCGACTTGGTCACCAATGTTGCACGTCGTAGTGCCAACAAGCTCAATCTTGCGCAGCAGCTCTCCGGTTGCGTAATCGCGGACGAATCTGGTCGACAGAGCGACAAGAACAGCAAAGACTATCCGCGTAAGAAACGCAAGCGGCAGACCGGAGAACCGATCAGCGACGATCTGCGAAAACTTGCGATGGAACGCATCGTGTAG
- a CDS encoding metallophosphoesterase encodes MYRFAVWLIFAMALIGHGGLHIAIYNRVNCLGWRRKTIKRITKFFLFTTLAIPLAVFVLQFDSIVDVVFHDGAWSQFGPVTLAYGSVCLAAWGVFGVPWLLWRPIFRLEWVDAPRKVKVVDVSRVIDHPLPLTTKARWESRLPLNQIFDLAIEEVELPVVGLPAELDGYRIAHLSDIHLTGEIHASYVRYAVEQATRARPDLIALTGDIIDKQMCIDWLVDIFSPAEAIDGCFFILGNHDTRVVDSWETRAAMDRAGWIDLGSQTTRRDIRGVPCHVIGNEYPWFERPELGPCDARFRLLLSHSPDQFTWARRHGIELMLAGHTHGGQGRLPLAGPILSPSYHGSRYASGDFYRAPTTMHVTRGLGGVHLLRINCRPELSILTLRRVARQGDQRGALRTV; translated from the coding sequence ATGTACCGATTCGCCGTCTGGTTGATATTCGCGATGGCGCTCATCGGCCACGGAGGGCTGCACATCGCCATCTACAATCGCGTGAATTGCCTAGGGTGGCGCCGGAAGACGATTAAGCGGATCACCAAGTTTTTTCTGTTCACAACGCTGGCGATTCCGCTGGCGGTCTTTGTCCTGCAGTTTGATTCGATCGTGGATGTCGTGTTCCACGACGGGGCCTGGAGCCAGTTTGGGCCGGTCACGCTGGCCTACGGGAGCGTCTGTCTGGCCGCCTGGGGCGTGTTCGGGGTGCCGTGGTTGTTGTGGCGCCCGATTTTTCGGCTGGAGTGGGTGGATGCACCGCGAAAGGTCAAGGTCGTCGACGTTTCGCGTGTCATCGATCATCCGTTGCCGTTGACGACCAAGGCACGTTGGGAGTCGCGTTTGCCGCTGAATCAAATCTTCGACTTGGCGATCGAAGAGGTCGAGTTGCCGGTGGTCGGATTGCCTGCCGAACTGGACGGCTACCGGATCGCACACTTAAGTGACATTCATCTGACCGGCGAAATTCACGCCAGCTACGTTCGCTATGCCGTCGAACAGGCCACTCGGGCGCGTCCCGATTTGATCGCGTTGACGGGCGACATTATCGACAAACAAATGTGCATTGATTGGTTGGTCGATATCTTTTCACCGGCCGAAGCCATCGACGGTTGTTTCTTTATTCTCGGCAATCACGACACGCGGGTGGTCGACTCCTGGGAAACGCGTGCGGCGATGGACCGTGCCGGCTGGATCGATTTAGGCAGCCAGACGACTCGCCGTGACATTCGCGGCGTGCCCTGTCATGTGATCGGGAACGAGTATCCGTGGTTCGAGCGGCCGGAGCTGGGACCTTGCGATGCACGCTTCCGATTATTGCTCAGCCACAGCCCGGACCAATTCACCTGGGCACGTCGCCACGGGATCGAATTGATGTTGGCCGGCCACACGCATGGTGGACAAGGGCGATTGCCGTTGGCCGGACCGATCCTTAGTCCCAGCTATCACGGCAGCCGTTATGCGTCGGGGGACTTCTATCGCGCCCCGACGACGATGCATGTCACGCGCGGGCTCGGCGGCGTTCACTTATTGCGGATCAACTGCCGTCCGGAGTTGTCGATTCTGACCTTGCGCAGAGTCGCTCGGCAAGGCGATCAGCGGGGGGCGCTGCGGACCGTTTGA
- a CDS encoding SixA phosphatase family protein: MTRQLILMRHAKSDHDDPSLSDHDRPLAKRGRRATPKMADWLDEHGCVPDLILCSSSFRTRETAELLLDHWGKKPVVVSSPDLYLSSPHTMLDVIGTESGDAASVMVLGHNPGISALASMLADRSLEMVTAAVAVFDVDDLGKLGPVDLPEHAPLSHLMEHLATQCNCKLTHFAAPKTI, from the coding sequence ATGACACGTCAGTTGATTTTGATGCGGCACGCCAAAAGTGACCATGACGACCCGTCGTTGTCGGACCACGATCGGCCGTTGGCAAAGCGCGGCCGCCGGGCAACGCCCAAGATGGCCGATTGGTTGGACGAGCACGGCTGTGTTCCGGATTTGATCCTCTGTTCGTCCTCGTTTCGGACGCGAGAAACGGCGGAGTTGTTGTTGGATCATTGGGGCAAGAAGCCCGTCGTTGTGTCCAGTCCGGATCTGTACTTGTCCAGCCCGCATACCATGCTGGATGTCATCGGCACCGAGAGTGGTGATGCGGCCAGCGTGATGGTTTTGGGGCACAATCCCGGGATCTCGGCCTTGGCGTCCATGTTGGCCGATCGATCGCTGGAGATGGTGACGGCGGCGGTGGCCGTTTTTGACGTTGACGATTTGGGCAAGCTGGGGCCGGTTGATCTCCCCGAACACGCACCGCTCTCGCACTTGATGGAACATTTGGCTACACAGTGCAACTGCAAACTCACGCATTTTGCCGCCCCCAAGACCATTTGA
- a CDS encoding flavin monoamine oxidase family protein has translation MSGDPDRLTPQLTRRELVAYLAGVPLSGLAGCGFSDGISFDGELLNPAFSIPHRLRDGWRPPPSTLPPQRHRVLIIGGGIAGLSAAWQLQRRGIEDFVVLELGDRPGGTSLSGERSGFRFPWGAHYVPAPMKENEPLVQLFREMGLVVGETDLGELKFAEEALCREPEERVFFQGRWIEGLYPDVGASEDDLGQLKRFREVMRDWAVRRDETGRRMFAIPMSSASDGEVVRNLDTISMDAWMNSQGFDSPRLRWLVDYACRDDYGLTLGQTSAWAGVFYFASRLQPGSDRSQPVMTWPEGNGRIVRHLADRCGQRIRCGQAVAEVRDRGEAGVLVRAVDAGSSTTVEFVGEEVIFAAPQFLAPHVIADWQTSGRSLASFHYGGWVVANVFLKARPRESGSEMCWDNVIFDSRSLGYVTSTHQTGRDHGATVLTWYQPMTDDDPRVSRAELMRLSWRDWADVIVTDLSKAHGDIRGLIERINVMRWGHAMIQPRVGFVWGGQREAAAESLGRIHFAATDLSGIALMEEAFDRGVRAADRCFGGAAG, from the coding sequence GTGAGTGGCGATCCTGACCGGCTGACGCCCCAGCTGACGCGTCGTGAACTGGTGGCCTACCTGGCCGGTGTGCCGTTGTCCGGGCTGGCGGGGTGTGGATTCAGCGACGGGATTTCTTTCGACGGCGAACTGCTCAATCCGGCATTTTCGATTCCCCATCGGTTGCGAGACGGGTGGCGCCCGCCGCCGTCGACTCTGCCGCCACAAAGGCACCGTGTGCTGATCATCGGCGGCGGGATCGCCGGCTTGTCGGCCGCCTGGCAATTACAGCGCCGTGGCATCGAAGACTTTGTCGTCTTGGAATTGGGGGACCGGCCTGGGGGAACGTCGCTGAGCGGTGAACGCTCGGGATTCCGTTTCCCCTGGGGCGCTCACTACGTTCCGGCGCCGATGAAAGAGAATGAACCGTTGGTCCAGCTGTTCCGGGAGATGGGGCTGGTTGTCGGTGAGACGGATCTTGGAGAACTGAAGTTTGCCGAGGAGGCGCTCTGTCGCGAGCCGGAGGAACGTGTCTTTTTTCAGGGCCGATGGATCGAAGGGTTGTATCCCGATGTCGGCGCCAGCGAAGACGATCTCGGGCAGCTGAAGCGGTTTCGCGAGGTCATGCGGGATTGGGCGGTGCGTCGTGACGAAACAGGGCGGAGGATGTTTGCGATTCCGATGTCGTCGGCGTCCGATGGCGAGGTGGTCCGGAATCTCGATACGATTTCGATGGACGCCTGGATGAATTCCCAGGGGTTCGATTCCCCGCGTCTGCGTTGGCTGGTCGATTATGCCTGTCGTGATGATTATGGATTGACGCTCGGGCAGACGAGTGCCTGGGCGGGGGTGTTTTATTTTGCGTCACGATTGCAACCGGGCAGTGATCGGTCTCAACCCGTGATGACTTGGCCGGAGGGCAACGGTCGGATCGTTCGGCATCTGGCGGATCGCTGTGGCCAGCGGATTCGTTGTGGCCAGGCCGTGGCAGAGGTTCGCGATCGCGGCGAAGCGGGAGTTCTGGTCCGCGCAGTCGACGCCGGTTCTTCGACCACGGTGGAATTTGTCGGCGAAGAGGTGATCTTTGCGGCGCCGCAGTTTTTGGCGCCGCATGTGATCGCCGATTGGCAAACCAGCGGGCGCAGTTTGGCGTCGTTTCACTACGGCGGCTGGGTCGTCGCCAATGTGTTCCTGAAGGCCCGGCCGCGGGAGTCGGGCAGCGAAATGTGCTGGGACAACGTGATCTTCGACAGCCGTTCGTTGGGCTACGTCACGTCGACGCATCAAACCGGGCGCGACCACGGAGCGACCGTGTTGACGTGGTACCAACCGATGACCGACGACGATCCGCGGGTTTCGCGTGCGGAGCTGATGCGGCTTTCCTGGCGCGATTGGGCGGATGTAATCGTCACGGATTTGAGCAAAGCCCACGGCGACATACGGGGGTTGATCGAGCGAATCAATGTGATGCGCTGGGGGCACGCGATGATCCAGCCCCGTGTGGGATTTGTTTGGGGCGGGCAGCGCGAGGCGGCGGCGGAATCGCTCGGCAGAATCCACTTCGCCGCAACCGACTTGAGCGGCATCGCGTTGATGGAAGAGGCGTTTGACCGCGGCGTGCGGGCGGCCGATCGGTGTTTCGGCGGGGCCGCGGGATAG
- a CDS encoding polyamine aminopropyltransferase, whose product MIQRAPNYLLYLNVLVIATCGLIYELLAGTLASYLLGDSVTQFSLVIGVYLSALGVGSWLSRYVDQKVARTFIEIEIALALLGGLSAPLLFVAFAQITWFRIALFGSVFAIGTLVGLELPLLMRILREHLDFRELVARVLTFDYIGALLASVMFPVLLVPSLGLVRTSLLFGILNAAVGVWGTYLLRPLLSARGLGALRGRGFLVIGLLVVAFIKADTLTDWTEEVILENPIVYSKQSEFQRIVVTQRQGEFQLHLNGHLQFNSKDEYRYHESLVHPAMTMTDAAERVLVLGGGDGLAVREILRYPNVKSVTLVDLDPAMTRLASEFPPLATLNEHALADPRVSVLNRDAFVWAGEGESQFDVAVIDFPDPGSYSVGKLYTTRFFQLLRRRLTPSAVVSVQCTSPLVAPKSYWCIIHTMQQAGFDVRPYQAAVPSFGVWGFALAGMQPLESDSDGSFLMSNPLPEGLRFLDAKTTVAMFDLPADLVRVETNVNRLNDQVLVRYYEQEWGAW is encoded by the coding sequence ATGATCCAACGGGCGCCGAACTACCTGCTCTATTTGAACGTGCTCGTCATCGCGACTTGCGGGTTGATCTATGAGTTGTTGGCCGGCACGTTGGCCAGCTACCTGCTCGGCGACAGCGTCACCCAATTCTCGCTCGTCATCGGTGTTTACCTGTCCGCACTCGGCGTCGGGTCGTGGTTGTCACGCTACGTGGACCAGAAAGTTGCGCGAACGTTCATCGAAATCGAGATCGCGCTGGCGCTGTTGGGCGGGCTGTCGGCGCCGCTACTGTTCGTCGCGTTTGCCCAGATCACCTGGTTCCGGATCGCATTGTTCGGATCCGTGTTTGCCATCGGAACACTGGTCGGTCTGGAATTGCCGCTGTTGATGCGGATTTTGCGAGAACACCTGGACTTTCGCGAACTCGTCGCCCGCGTGTTGACGTTTGATTACATCGGGGCGTTGTTGGCGTCGGTGATGTTTCCGGTTTTATTGGTGCCCAGCTTGGGGTTGGTCCGGACCTCGTTGCTGTTCGGCATTTTGAATGCGGCGGTCGGTGTTTGGGGGACGTATCTGCTGCGGCCGCTGCTTTCGGCGCGCGGTCTCGGGGCGCTGCGGGGGCGTGGGTTTCTGGTGATCGGGTTACTGGTCGTCGCCTTTATCAAAGCAGACACGCTGACCGACTGGACCGAAGAAGTGATTCTGGAAAACCCGATCGTCTATTCAAAGCAGTCGGAATTCCAACGGATCGTGGTGACGCAGCGGCAGGGGGAGTTCCAATTGCACCTCAACGGTCACCTGCAATTCAATTCCAAGGACGAGTATCGCTATCACGAATCCTTGGTGCATCCGGCGATGACGATGACCGATGCGGCCGAGCGTGTGCTGGTGCTGGGTGGCGGAGACGGATTGGCGGTGCGTGAGATCTTGCGATACCCGAACGTGAAATCGGTCACGTTGGTGGATCTGGACCCGGCGATGACACGGTTGGCCAGTGAATTCCCGCCCCTGGCAACGCTCAACGAGCATGCCTTAGCCGACCCTCGCGTGAGCGTTCTGAACCGCGACGCCTTTGTCTGGGCCGGTGAGGGGGAATCGCAATTTGATGTCGCGGTGATCGATTTCCCCGATCCCGGATCGTATTCGGTTGGGAAGTTGTACACGACGCGTTTTTTTCAACTGCTCCGCCGTCGGTTGACTCCATCGGCCGTCGTGTCGGTTCAGTGCACGTCACCGCTGGTCGCGCCGAAATCGTACTGGTGCATCATCCACACGATGCAGCAAGCGGGGTTTGATGTCCGACCCTATCAAGCCGCGGTGCCTTCGTTCGGCGTGTGGGGGTTCGCGCTGGCGGGAATGCAGCCGCTGGAGAGTGACAGCGACGGCAGTTTTTTGATGTCCAACCCGTTGCCCGAGGGCTTGCGTTTTTTGGATGCCAAGACGACGGTCGCGATGTTTGACTTGCCTGCCGATTTGGTACGCGTGGAGACGAATGTCAATCGATTGAACGATCAGGTGTTGGTTCGCTATTACGAGCAAGAGTGGGGGGCGTGGTGA
- a CDS encoding DUF350 domain-containing protein, which yields MKGLEMTLPLAQDMAVTPTQLLGAHLIAAVVFSLVGIVVFALCLLLMEKITPFSIVHEIGEEHNQALATIVGAIVLGISIIIAAAILG from the coding sequence ATGAAAGGTTTGGAAATGACGCTGCCGTTGGCGCAAGACATGGCGGTCACTCCGACACAACTGCTGGGGGCTCATTTGATCGCCGCGGTCGTGTTTTCGCTCGTCGGGATCGTGGTGTTCGCGCTGTGTTTGTTGCTGATGGAGAAGATCACTCCGTTTTCGATCGTTCATGAGATCGGCGAAGAGCACAATCAGGCGTTGGCGACGATCGTCGGCGCGATCGTGTTGGGCATCTCGATCATCATCGCGGCCGCGATCCTGGGATGA
- a CDS encoding DUF4178 domain-containing protein, with protein MRRLNTNCPACGGPVEFKTGSSLVTVCEFCQTAVGRGDRDVKDYGKVAEVGDPASGLARGITGKWKKKSFTITGRVRYRHSGGGSWDEWYLAFPGDRWGWLAEAQGKFSLTMQRNLTASSRLPDYDSVQLEQKITLKGVELTVREKGVAVAEGAEGELPWDFHPGADHLYVDLYGDDKAVATFEYGDGSDDAQQSAYLGSEVTLEELGISIDSLDPDAGKVRVDALQLNCPKCGGALALRAPDETQRVACPNCLSMLDAKKGKLALLHTLNQKRIKPLIPLGSVGEFGGMKYTVIGFMERYAKYAGQTYPWTEYLLYNRETGFRWLVCNDNHWSLVGPVDKPPSSIGDEATYDGETFKIYDRGVAYVRYVVGEFYWKVTVGEQVNTADYIAPPRMLSWERSGYGPSQEVTISEGHYISAEELEQKFGVKDLPRPWGVGVIQPRPSPGPKFWLAWLGFLFYLFFAYAVIGRGKADGWLLFYALVGVTMIPAVVMAYLHNFEVRRWSDSDFSPYASSDD; from the coding sequence ATGAGACGCCTCAATACGAACTGTCCTGCCTGCGGTGGCCCGGTGGAGTTTAAGACCGGCTCATCGCTGGTGACGGTGTGCGAGTTCTGTCAAACCGCGGTGGGACGCGGCGATCGCGATGTCAAGGATTATGGCAAGGTGGCCGAGGTCGGTGATCCGGCGTCGGGGCTGGCACGCGGGATCACCGGCAAGTGGAAAAAGAAATCGTTCACGATCACCGGTCGAGTCCGCTACCGTCACTCCGGCGGCGGATCATGGGACGAATGGTACCTGGCATTCCCCGGCGATCGATGGGGTTGGCTGGCCGAGGCGCAGGGGAAGTTTTCGTTGACGATGCAGCGAAACCTGACCGCCAGTTCGCGTTTGCCCGATTACGACAGTGTTCAGCTGGAGCAGAAGATCACGCTCAAGGGCGTCGAGTTGACGGTCCGCGAAAAAGGCGTCGCGGTCGCTGAGGGGGCCGAAGGCGAGCTTCCCTGGGACTTTCACCCCGGGGCCGACCACTTGTATGTGGATTTGTACGGTGACGACAAGGCGGTGGCGACGTTCGAGTACGGCGATGGCAGCGACGACGCACAGCAGTCCGCCTATTTGGGCAGCGAAGTCACGCTGGAAGAGCTCGGGATCAGCATCGATTCGCTGGATCCCGATGCGGGCAAGGTCCGCGTCGATGCGTTGCAATTGAATTGTCCCAAGTGCGGCGGTGCGTTGGCGCTGCGGGCGCCCGATGAAACGCAGCGGGTCGCGTGTCCGAATTGTTTGTCGATGTTGGACGCGAAAAAGGGAAAGCTGGCCCTGCTGCACACGCTGAACCAGAAACGCATCAAGCCGCTGATCCCGCTGGGCAGCGTCGGAGAGTTCGGCGGGATGAAGTACACCGTGATCGGGTTCATGGAACGTTATGCCAAGTATGCCGGGCAAACCTATCCTTGGACGGAGTACTTGTTGTACAACCGCGAAACCGGATTTCGCTGGCTGGTCTGCAACGACAACCATTGGTCGCTTGTCGGCCCGGTCGACAAACCGCCGTCGTCGATCGGTGATGAGGCGACTTACGATGGCGAGACGTTCAAGATTTACGATCGGGGAGTCGCCTACGTTCGCTACGTCGTCGGTGAGTTCTATTGGAAGGTGACGGTCGGAGAACAAGTCAACACGGCCGATTACATCGCACCGCCACGGATGTTGTCCTGGGAGCGGAGCGGGTATGGTCCGTCGCAGGAAGTGACGATTTCCGAGGGGCACTACATCAGCGCCGAAGAGTTGGAACAGAAGTTCGGGGTCAAGGACTTGCCGCGTCCCTGGGGCGTCGGAGTGATCCAGCCGCGGCCTTCGCCGGGGCCAAAATTCTGGTTGGCTTGGTTGGGCTTTCTGTTTTATCTGTTTTTTGCCTACGCGGTGATCGGTCGTGGCAAGGCAGACGGATGGCTGTTGTTCTATGCCTTGGTGGGCGTCACGATGATCCCCGCCGTGGTGATGGCGTATCTGCACAACTTCGAGGTTCGGCGCTGGAGCGACAGTGACTTCAGCCCCTACGCGTCTTCGGATGATTAG
- a CDS encoding S-adenosylmethionine decarboxylase family protein has product MDKRVQGSEPLADFVGGTEWMIDASGCAADPLRDLQRVQSLCRRVVADLGLTIVGQPTTHTFPGPGGVTALYLLSESHLACHTYPEHEFATFNLYCCRRRPAWPWRQELERIFHARDVVVRELHRDLRVTRKESLR; this is encoded by the coding sequence GTGGACAAGCGCGTGCAAGGATCGGAACCGCTGGCCGATTTCGTCGGTGGAACCGAATGGATGATCGATGCGTCCGGCTGCGCCGCCGATCCGCTGCGGGATCTGCAACGCGTCCAGTCGCTTTGCCGGCGCGTCGTGGCGGACCTGGGGTTGACGATCGTCGGACAGCCGACGACCCATACCTTTCCAGGCCCCGGCGGCGTCACCGCGCTGTACCTGTTAAGCGAATCTCATCTGGCCTGTCACACGTACCCCGAGCACGAATTCGCCACCTTCAACTTGTATTGTTGCCGCCGCCGACCCGCTTGGCCTTGGCGGCAGGAGTTGGAACGCATCTTCCATGCCCGTGATGTCGTCGTACGAGAGTTGCATCGCGACTTGCGAGTGACGCGAAAGGAATCGTTACGATGA